One window from the genome of Tamandua tetradactyla isolate mTamTet1 unplaced genomic scaffold, mTamTet1.pri scaffold_133_ctg1, whole genome shotgun sequence encodes:
- the LOC143673126 gene encoding olfactory receptor 5D18: MLSSEGNKSGAKFTLLGFSDYPELQVPLFLVFLAIYSITFVGNLGMIMIIRINPKLHTPMYFFLSHLSFVDFCYSSVTAPKMLVNLVVEDRSISLLGCVLQFFFFCTFVVTESFLLAVMAYDRFVAICNPLLYTVAMSQKLCVLLVVGSYTWGVACSLILTCSAFNLCFHGLNTINHFFCEFSSLLSLSCSDTYLNQLLLFIFATFNEVSTLIIILATYVFIVVTILKMHSASGRHKAFSTCAAHLTAITIFHGTILFLYCVPHSKNSKHTVKVASVFYTVVIPMLNPLIYSFRNKDVKETVFKIMGTKVFSH; the protein is encoded by the coding sequence atgCTATCATCAGAGGGAAATAAAAGTGGGGCCAAATTCACCCTCTTGGGCTTCTCAGACTATCCAGAACTGCAGGTTCCTCTCTTCTTGGTATTTCTGGCTATCTACAGTATTACCTTTGTAGGAAATCTTGGAATGATCATGATCATCAGAATTAACCCCAAActgcacacacccatgtactttttcctcagtcATCTCTCATTTGTGGATTTCTGCTATTCCTCCGTCACTGCTCCTAAGATGCTGGTGAACCTAGTTGTAGAAGACAGATCCATTTCACTTTTAGGGTGTGTActacaattctttttcttttgcaccTTTGTGGTGACTGAATCCTTTTTATTAGCtgtcatggcctatgaccgctttGTGGCTATCTGCAACCCTCTGCTATACACTGTTGCCATGTCCCAGAAACTCTGCGTCCTGCTGGTGGTTGGATCATATACGTGGGGTGTAGCATGTTCCTTGATACTTACATGCTCTGCTTTCAACTTATGTTTTCATGGTCTCAACACAATAAATCACTTTTTCTGTGAGTTCTCctccctgctttctctctcctgTTCTGATACTTATCTCAACCAGTTGCTCCTTTTCATATTTGCCACATTCAATGAGGTGAGCACACTAATCATCATTCTTGCCACCTATGTCTTCATTGTTGTTACCATCCTGAAGATGCATTCAGCCAGTGGGCGCCACAAAGCCTTCTCTACCTGTGCAGCACACCTGACTGCCATCACCATCTTCCATGGTACCATCCTCTTCCTCTACTGTGTGCCTCACTCCAAAAACTCTAAGCACACAGTCAAAGTGGCTTCTGTGTTTTACACAGTGGTGATTCCCATGTTAAATCCCCTGATCTACAGTTTCAGAAATAAGGATGTCAAGGAAACGGTCTTTAAGATAATGGGCACTAAAGTATTTTCTCATTAA